The Sorangiineae bacterium MSr11367 genome window below encodes:
- a CDS encoding tannase/feruloyl esterase family alpha/beta hydrolase, whose product MGKRVSLWGWVGVVGIVSCHDGGGPADSPPPAVVLQSAASACTALRTMPRVDSAKLIASSGEYCQVNGHIPPTDPKAPSIYFQVNLPTNWNRKALQYGGGGFDGTLISGVDPLDMAPVGTPIPLARGYVTFGDDSGHQSKSITDGSFAANDEALANYGGLALKKTRDAAAALIEARYGAPATRTYFYGNSTGGRDGLTVIQRWPADYDGIVVNRPALNYTAVRLSNVRLGRALYGNNGSGWLNKTKIVHLQNAVMAACDALDGATDGLIANVVACRAKSAAILSAERCANGADTGNTCLSDAQIATVQTVASPLSLPYPLANGVTRYAGYDILAGAVFAGRYTTRDFGNSRKPSNPASKDDANQWVTGDQWAKYFIARNAKFESLTLDPSNPGAYQTRVQDVSALCDATSSDVSVFRNKGGKIIMTHGLADEIISAGSAVEYYEALVQRFSGPTVDEFVRFYLMPGVGHGTGPFLPAIDSLAALEQWVESGTAPETLTMADLHEDTHGRTRPLCRYPAWPKYVSGNVQSASSFRCVAE is encoded by the coding sequence ATGGGCAAGCGCGTTTCGCTTTGGGGTTGGGTCGGCGTGGTCGGCATCGTTTCTTGTCACGATGGAGGAGGGCCCGCCGACTCGCCGCCTCCGGCCGTCGTTCTGCAAAGCGCCGCGTCCGCGTGCACGGCGCTTCGCACGATGCCGCGGGTGGACAGTGCGAAGCTTATCGCCTCGAGCGGTGAGTACTGCCAGGTCAATGGGCACATCCCGCCGACGGATCCCAAGGCGCCGTCGATTTACTTCCAGGTGAACCTGCCTACGAATTGGAACCGCAAGGCGTTGCAATACGGGGGCGGTGGATTCGATGGCACGCTGATCTCGGGCGTGGACCCATTGGACATGGCGCCCGTCGGGACGCCGATACCCCTCGCGCGCGGGTACGTGACCTTCGGGGACGACTCGGGGCATCAAAGCAAGAGCATCACGGACGGCTCCTTTGCCGCGAACGACGAAGCGTTGGCCAACTACGGCGGATTGGCGCTGAAGAAGACCCGCGATGCCGCGGCGGCGCTGATCGAAGCACGCTATGGGGCGCCCGCCACGAGGACGTATTTCTACGGGAACTCGACGGGGGGGCGCGATGGCCTCACCGTGATACAGCGCTGGCCGGCGGACTACGATGGCATCGTGGTGAATCGCCCGGCCTTGAACTACACCGCCGTGCGTCTGAGCAATGTCCGATTGGGGCGCGCGCTCTATGGAAACAATGGGAGCGGTTGGCTGAACAAGACGAAGATCGTGCACCTGCAAAACGCGGTCATGGCCGCGTGCGATGCGTTGGACGGTGCGACCGACGGCCTCATTGCGAATGTGGTGGCCTGCCGGGCCAAGTCGGCGGCGATCCTGAGCGCGGAACGCTGCGCGAACGGCGCCGACACCGGGAATACCTGTTTGTCGGATGCGCAAATCGCCACGGTGCAAACCGTCGCGTCGCCGTTGTCATTGCCCTATCCGCTGGCCAATGGCGTGACCCGGTATGCGGGTTACGATATCCTCGCGGGCGCCGTTTTCGCGGGGCGGTACACCACGCGCGACTTCGGCAATTCGCGCAAGCCATCGAATCCCGCCAGCAAGGACGACGCCAACCAATGGGTGACCGGCGACCAATGGGCGAAATACTTCATTGCGCGCAATGCCAAGTTCGAGTCGCTGACCCTCGATCCCTCGAACCCCGGCGCGTACCAAACCCGCGTCCAAGACGTCTCCGCCCTCTGCGATGCCACCAGCAGCGACGTCTCGGTATTTCGCAACAAGGGCGGCAAGATCATCATGACGCATGGCCTTGCCGACGAGATCATCAGCGCCGGTTCCGCCGTGGAGTACTACGAAGCCTTGGTCCAGCGTTTCAGCGGCCCCACCGTCGACGAATTCGTTCGCTTCTACCTGATGCCCGGTGTCGGCCACGGCACCGGGCCATTCCTCCCGGCCATCGATTCGCTGGCCGCATTGGAACAATGGGTCGAATCGGGCACCGCCCCCGAAACTTTGACCATGGCCGATCTCCACGAGGACACGCACGGCCGCACCCGCCCCCTCTGCCGCTACCCCGCCTGGCCCAAATACGTCAGCGGCAACGTGCAAAGCGCGAGCAGCTTCCGCTGCGTCGCGGAGTGA
- a CDS encoding pirin family protein — MMTVRPAQERGHANHGWLDSFHSFSFAGYYDPDHMGFRALRVINEDRVAKSQGFGAHPHRDMEIISYVLDGALEHRDSMGTGSVIRPGDVQRMSAGSGVVHSEFNASKTDPVHFLQIWIIPEQRGIAPSYEQKTFTREEKQGRLRTVASPDGRDGSVTIHADAIVYAGIFGEGQSGELPLRPGRHAWVQAARGRVRVNGREFQPGDGAAITGEGSVRIEGIDGGEVLVFDLA; from the coding sequence ATGATGACCGTTCGACCGGCCCAAGAGCGCGGCCACGCCAACCACGGTTGGCTCGACAGCTTTCATAGCTTCTCCTTTGCGGGCTACTACGACCCAGACCATATGGGGTTTCGCGCGCTCCGCGTCATCAACGAAGATCGCGTGGCCAAGAGCCAAGGCTTCGGCGCTCACCCGCACCGCGATATGGAAATCATCTCGTACGTGCTCGACGGTGCCTTGGAGCACCGCGACTCGATGGGGACCGGCTCGGTCATCCGCCCAGGCGACGTGCAGCGTATGAGCGCAGGCAGCGGCGTGGTGCACAGCGAGTTCAACGCATCGAAGACCGATCCGGTGCACTTTCTCCAAATCTGGATCATCCCCGAGCAGCGCGGCATCGCCCCGAGTTACGAGCAGAAGACGTTCACCCGCGAAGAGAAGCAGGGGCGCTTGCGCACCGTCGCCTCCCCCGATGGGCGCGATGGCAGCGTCACCATTCATGCCGACGCCATCGTATATGCGGGCATCTTCGGCGAAGGACAATCGGGCGAACTGCCCCTGCGCCCCGGGCGACACGCCTGGGTACAAGCCGCGCGCGGACGGGTGCGGGTCAATGGCCGCGAATTCCAACCGGGCGACGGTGCGGCGATCACCGGCGAGGGCAGCGTCCGCATCGAGGGCATCGATGGCGGCGAGGTCCTCGTGTTCGACCTTGCGTGA
- a CDS encoding FAD-containing oxidoreductase — protein sequence MTRRFDAIVLGAGQAGPSLAGRLSAAGMKVALVERKFFGGTCVNTGCMPTKTLVASARAAHVVRHARDYGVLVEGAVGIDMAKVKARAQTVATNARNNVEKWLRGMEHCTVLQGHARFESRDTVVVGEERLSAERIFINVGGRASIPPLPGIDRIPYLTNTSMLEVDFLPPHLVVIGGSYIGLEFAQMYRRFGSKVTVIEKGPRIVAREDEEVSDALKGILENEGIEFRLGAECMAFEAQADGVTVRLDCAAGDRSVTGSHVLLAVGRRPNTDDLGLDRAGVTLDKRGYIVVDDQLRTNVPGIWAMGDCNGRGAFTHTSYNDFEIIAANLLDDDPRRVSYRIPCYALYVDPPLGRVGLTESEVRKTGKPYLVGKRPMTRVGRAVEKGETQGFMKVVVDAATKKILGGTILGIEGDEAIHGILDTMYADAPYTTLQRSVGIHPTVSELIPTMLGELKPGA from the coding sequence ATGACCCGGCGCTTCGATGCCATCGTTCTGGGGGCCGGTCAGGCGGGCCCTTCCCTGGCAGGCCGCCTCTCCGCCGCGGGGATGAAGGTTGCGCTGGTCGAGCGCAAGTTCTTCGGCGGCACGTGCGTGAACACAGGGTGCATGCCGACGAAGACGCTCGTGGCCAGCGCGCGGGCCGCCCACGTCGTGCGGCACGCCCGCGACTACGGGGTCCTCGTCGAGGGCGCCGTCGGCATCGACATGGCCAAGGTCAAGGCGCGGGCCCAAACGGTGGCGACCAACGCGCGCAACAACGTGGAGAAGTGGCTCCGCGGCATGGAACATTGCACCGTTCTGCAAGGTCACGCCCGCTTCGAGTCGCGCGATACCGTGGTGGTCGGCGAGGAACGCCTCTCGGCGGAGCGCATTTTCATCAACGTGGGCGGGCGCGCCAGCATCCCGCCGCTGCCGGGGATCGATCGCATTCCGTACCTCACGAATACGTCGATGCTCGAGGTCGACTTCTTGCCGCCGCACCTGGTGGTCATCGGCGGCAGCTACATCGGGCTGGAGTTTGCCCAGATGTACCGGCGCTTTGGCAGCAAGGTCACAGTCATCGAGAAAGGCCCCCGCATCGTCGCGCGCGAGGACGAGGAGGTCTCCGATGCGCTCAAGGGCATTCTCGAGAACGAAGGCATCGAGTTTCGTTTGGGCGCCGAGTGCATGGCCTTCGAGGCGCAGGCCGACGGTGTGACGGTTCGGCTCGATTGTGCGGCCGGTGACCGCTCGGTGACGGGATCGCACGTGCTGCTCGCCGTGGGCCGTCGGCCGAACACCGACGACCTCGGTCTCGACCGAGCGGGTGTCACCCTCGACAAGCGCGGCTACATCGTGGTGGACGACCAATTGCGGACCAACGTGCCAGGCATCTGGGCGATGGGAGACTGCAACGGCCGCGGTGCGTTTACGCACACGTCGTACAATGATTTCGAAATTATCGCCGCCAATCTGCTCGATGACGACCCGCGTCGTGTGAGCTATCGCATTCCCTGTTACGCGCTTTACGTCGATCCACCGCTCGGTCGCGTGGGCCTCACGGAATCCGAGGTCCGGAAAACGGGTAAGCCCTACCTCGTTGGCAAGCGCCCGATGACGCGCGTTGGCCGAGCCGTCGAAAAGGGCGAAACGCAGGGCTTCATGAAGGTCGTTGTCGATGCGGCCACCAAGAAAATCCTGGGTGGCACCATCCTTGGCATCGAGGGTGACGAGGCCATCCACGGTATTCTCGATACGATGTACGCGGACGCTCCCTATACGACATTGCAGCGCAGCGTTGGGATTCACCCGACGGTATCGGAGCTGATTCCCACGATGCTAGGAGAATTGAAGCCGGGGGCGTGA